AACGAACGACGGAATGACGGCAGAATCGAGTGCGGAATAAGATCCCGTGGCGGATCCTGGATTAATGTAGAACTTATTCTCGTGCTCGTATGCCTCGAATTTATGGGTGTGCCCGGATATCAAGATATCCACATCAAGCTGCCGCTGGATCAGTGCTAATGCCTCCGGATCACCCCATGGAACAACCTGATGGCCGTGGGTTAAGCCTACTCGAAACTGACCCACGGTAACAACCTTCTGCTCTGGGTAATTCATGTTCTCGTCAAAATCACCACGTACAATATGCACATCGTTAGCCAATGTTTTTAGATAATCGAACGATTCTTTGCTGCACAGATTCCCAGTGCACAGGATATGATGGATACGTCCCGGAACCAGCAGCTTTTTAAATTTGGCCGGTAAACTGCTGCACCTCTGAGGAATATGCAAATCGCCTAGTACTAGCACCAGCATTTTTTGTGTAATATAATATTTCAATAAATATTAATCAACAATTAGGATTCAGTGGATGAAATCTTGCAAGAGAATGTTTTCACTTTATTATTAACTatctaaatctggaaaatgaacAACTTGTTAGAAAAAGCTTATAATGAAAGAAAATGATACCACCTACATCATTCCAATGCGTTAAAAGCAATTCAAACGACCGATCCTAATTGATCTATATTTGTGTATCCCCGTCGGCCACTTAacgattttgttttgtgataaCACTGAAAATAATCCTCCTTCCCTTCGTACGATGACAAATCAATGAAACGAACTGTCAAACGAAAGCCCAGCGGTTGTGGGTTTCCACGGATGAAAATTGATAATTGGTAGCAACGCGCATAGAAGTATACTGCCAGGTGAGTCAGTTATCACTCTAGCTTCAGATGAACTCAATGAATAACATATGAGAAGGAGTAGCAAAAGGAGTATATAAGGATTAGTAAACAAAGCATGGTGCCGTCATTATTTGCGTTTAATATGAAGTTTATATGGAAGAAATTCACGGTTTCATTATGTTATGAGCCAAATTGCTCTTGAAATAGTGcaactggttttttttttaaataaatgtgGTTATGTGGTTGGCAAATCAAAAAGCTCCATATGGAAAAAGTGTTTCATTTGATAACAATCCTAATCTTGGTTCGAAACCGTCCATCATTCCCGTATATGGAAGCCCAAAATGTTTTACAATAATCCGTTTTGGTTGCTTTTTTCTGCTATTGATTTTAGTTTATTGATTGTAAATGCAATTCCTTATGTTACGGCCCAGACGGAAAGcattaaagaaaaaaacataTCTCAATTCTAGCACACACaactttattgaaaaatattatactttacACATTACACATCAAAACACTTTATTATACGCTGTAAAATCAATAATCCATTATCCAAATCGGCAGCTGGAAAGAAAGAACAATTAGTAAATTATGTAGATCAAAATACTTATTCACTTATTTTTGCTCTAAGAACAATCACCtgcaaaatacaaataatatcATATCTGGCACAATATACAGTACCTACCGATCACCGTTCAGCTcacaaaatcacaaacaatAACAAGAGAATTGTCAAGGGATAGGGAACGGATGGAACCGAACCCGCTATAGAAAGTGTAATTGTTTATGGCGAATATTCTAGACGCGACCCATACAACAATTGCgctattcaaatgactatgggaCCAATCGTATAAATAAGGCAACAAATTTTCAGAACAGAGTTCAGTAGCAAATAAACCTTAGATCAGTATAGACCAACCAGCTTGACTATATTCGTTCTCatcatcttcatcatcatctgGTCTACTCTACTCTCATCTCACTTCAGAAACCCTGCTCAGATACctatctgggcggagacacCATAGTTCTAGATAAATAGTCACAAATCgctcaaaacattttttccctATTTAATTCAAGTGGTTTTCAACAGTGCTTTCACcgttcattcaaatttgtatgAACCAATCGTAAAACAGTGCAGTTGCTCCAAAGCACTCACACTAGCGTACCGAGCAACTGCTATTCGCACTGAAGATACGACACGAGGAATAAAAGTGAGAACGATTGTTTCCATGCATATGTGCTGAAGAGCTTGTACTCATAACGCTAAAAAGTCGTGAGAATATTTCAGAAAGAGTCTAACAATTCccttttttccccttttttttagttttttttaactgaaTTTGTATGTAAATGTAATgtgaataatttcatttgagccAGCTAGAACCTCTTTTTAAAAATGCGCGTGACTCGTGTGTTGCACTTTTTGTAATAATATCGTCGACATTGAAGTAGGTTCATAAGGCGCTTAATCATATGTTTCGAATCTAAGTTTATGTAAATATAATGTGATGATTGGGTGAGCGATGCAGTGTTCGATAAATTGTaagatattaatattattattattaatataTTAATGATATTTCATAAGTTAACGTTCACACCCAGGTAACCATTAGCATTAACTTTAAGCTCTATTGTAGCACTAATTCAGCATCTCTAATACCAAATGGCAGTATATCTGATTTTTTATGCTTATAGGCCATATATCAACATTATTAATGCATATAAACATTAATGAAAATAAGCATTAATGAAAGTCCTATATGCGCATTTGATGTTACCATATAATGCTTACAAGAATTAAGATAAAACATATGAAAATAAGCATTAATGAAAGCCCTATATACGCATTTAGTGCTATCATATAATGCTAATAAGCATTAGGATAAAACATTCATGCATTCAGCATTAGATATCTGGATGCAAGTGTTTGTCTCAAAATAAACATAACATGGATATTTTATGCCAAAAATATGCTTCCAAGCCGGCCAGCAAAACCCGCTCATACATGATCTTTTTGATCAGGTACCTGAGCGGTTGTTTTAATATGACTATTTTCAACTCATTCATCTATATCAACAGTGGTCCAAATAGCAAAGGCACAACAGAGAAACACACATGTTGCAGTAGTGCCCCGGTTCGAATCTCATAAGgtaattttaatataataattatttctcATTCCAAACAGTGTACCGTAGATCTAAATAAAGAAGAATACTGATATAACCTCAATAACAACTTTGCAATAATCTGCAATAAATCTGTGTGGGTGGGCCCATGGAatgtatatgatttttttttgttttctgacgGATGACGGattttcctagaaaaa
The Toxorhynchites rutilus septentrionalis strain SRP chromosome 2, ASM2978413v1, whole genome shotgun sequence genome window above contains:
- the LOC129768775 gene encoding vacuolar protein sorting-associated protein 29: MLVLVLGDLHIPQRCSSLPAKFKKLLVPGRIHHILCTGNLCSKESFDYLKTLANDVHIVRGDFDENMNYPEQKVVTVGQFRVGLTHGHQVVPWGDPEALALIQRQLDVDILISGHTHKFEAYEHENKFYINPGSATGSYSALDSAVIPSFVLMDIQSTTVVTYVYQLVGDDVKVERIEYKKN